Genomic DNA from Helicoverpa armigera isolate CAAS_96S chromosome 10, ASM3070526v1, whole genome shotgun sequence:
ttttatttgctgtaCTGGAATAAGCAAGTCCGGGGCCCTTAACAAGAAAGGGTGGGGTTATTCAGTCCAAAATAGTAGTATTTCTTGCAAACCTGAACAGAATAAACAAGTAATTTCGCTTACACGGGACTCTACAGGCATGGTGATCCTGGTGCAGGGTCTTCAAGGGTGCAATTGCTTAGGTACCGTGCTATATAGTAAAGGAGTCTTTTTCTTAATTCCTATACAATAGAGCAACGAATTACATATACCTTAGTTAGTAGGCTTCTAATAATTTCACCCTGTATTTGCCTAATTAGACCATTCCTCACAGAGCTCACAACAACAGTTATAAAACTATTTGCCGCCACAGTAGTACTGCAAAAAACGACGGCATAATTAAACGCAACGTTTTAGCGTCTCCAAATATTCGTGGCCATTTAACTTTTACGACTAACTACGAAGTTAAACtgagaaaattaaaagaaattacCACTGCAGCTAACGTTATCCGTGTACTCATAAGCTGGGCCAAGACTACTCTTTCTCGAGAGATAACAATGAAATGGTCCTTGtttaaagatttatgtttcGTATTTACGGCAAATAAAGTATCTTAAACAATTTACTACTACTACCCGTGccaataaagaatgggattagaaatggcgGCTCATCTATTCACTTCTCGCTCGCACATTATTTCCGTCTATACTCACACTCTTTGGTACcgactgacaaaaaaataacgacTTTGATTATGCGTTCCCCCCCTTTAGTGATATTGATACGGTAATTGCCGGCACCAGCAAGATGTGAAATTTAACtggaaataaactaaattataatatttattacatccttttatttcaaaactagccTTTGCCCACGTGAATGTTGCGCATGCGTAGAAAGtcgaagaagaataaaaagtagcatatatgtAGTAGTAAATTAGCCTAAGCCCAAGGAAGGCCTTGGGATTCAAGCTAtctccataccaaatttcatcaaaatcggttcagtggtttaggcgtgaaagcataacagacagacagagagacagagttacttacacatttataatattagtatggatatttaagattatttaaagttatgagGCGAAAATAGTTTATATCCAACCTTACCCTCTCCGCGATTCAGGTAATGGTTTTGTTGACAATTTGTGTACCTACGTAATGTAGTCTCAAAACGATcacaaaggagatggccaaaaaaacacccagaatcgacaggaacttcatatgtatgattggattcagtataatttgtggattttaaaaagtatttcaaatcatctaaaaaccatggggttctctttttataacgttttttcgatcaagattttaacTCACAAAAAAGTatacttttactatttgaagttcgttagaagttgaatgcagactcgtgattggaccgttttgaattgctaagtcatttgttatatttgacaatgtcacatggcgcgattttcaaagacaatttctccaaaaacatttcataaccagttgtgaaggttgcatgtaactgcgaaacctctccaagtaggtaaggtcggtgcttaatcgtatctggagtggttaaatacaagaccttttaatctccagacaaactctgtaactatggggatattaccattggcttgtataatgttaatgtaccttgttttttatgtgccttgatgtcaataatcttataaatcaacataaattcaacagaacttatttttgtgaaaatatgatatagctcctataccccatggatttcaggctggattttttggcaccatcaaaggtcaataataatgaacccattggtacccatttcgttgctgtcgattctgggttttttttctatgaaaatttggccatctcctttaactaacataagctttattttaattcatgaaataacgaaacactttcaacggtaacgatattttttaacgttattcagttattagtttttattgttattgcattgTTATGCTGATGCTCCCAGCTCAATGAGCcgccatttctaatcccattctttatcggcacgggttgtatGTAATAATTGTTATATGTATCAGTTTTAGCCTGCATTCTTAGATAGCGCGTTGGTATGCAATTTCATACCTTTTTGGCCACCAAGTTCCATGCTTGCATCGCAATATTTTGAAGAGGTATCCATAAAGTACAGAGCTACTTTTTAGTTCCTTTGAAATATGAACAAACTCAAGGGCGCAATCTAGTATTTTTacgcaatttattataataatgccTATTGCCTAACTAAGAATAAAGTAAATACACATTAGTCAACGGTTATCAATGATATCAAACATCAGTAAGTAGTTAGACCGGTTCCACAGGTAACACAAACTCGTTAATTTgctatgttattgtttttttatcaagCGAGGACGCGATAAAGCCGTACCACTTGTATGCGCACGCGCAGATATTAGGTTATCAACCTTTTGTATGTCATTGCAACAATGTGAGTGGCCCTTAGGCACGGGGATTCcagttatttacatattatgagAAAAGAATACTTGAAGGTAAagggtttaatttaaattcatctttatacttgagatatattttaataaatatattaaacaagTGGGTCAATGACTTTATGCCAGTGCGGTTTAGAAGATGGCTTCAGTATTGTGTTTCGCAGTTTCGGCCCCCTTTtccatatatatatatttacttacctcAATCTATATGGATGGAAGTTGGTGGGGAAGTAGCTTAGAATAAGGAGGACATAGGTTACTATTAAACCCCATCCAGATACGAGAAATAGCCCCTCAGCATGCGGATGAAGCCGGGTCGGAAACTATGTTATAAAGAAAGAGaaagaagagtttgtttattgaactcgctaatctcatgACGTTGGTTGGTCATTTGAGGAaagataaataacttttatccgGGTCTGCGTATTTATGTACATGGAATAGTTGATGTTTGCAAATGATTTTACATTCATAACACGATATAGAAAAAAACCCCGTGTATTTTATAATGACACATAGTTGATGATTAATCTGACTGACTACCCTTGCTTAATTGGTATGACAAACTATGGCAATTATACCTCTAATTATGTCCCTGCCTACCTACGGCTTTGCCTTATTCAAATAATCTATGGAATACCGGGTTTCTTGAGTGAGTcggatgaggaggtcagatagggcagtcgctctatgtaaaacactggtacccagctgcattcggttagactagATTGAAACCAACACTTAATTGAGCAAACGCTAGACTTATAATGATACCTAGTATGtcttattgatttattgaaatataacgAGGCACAGTTTACTGTCTTCAGAATAAGATAAAAACCAAACAGGTATAAAACAAGATATAATTGAggtttacattattataggtATGAATCATACTGCCagatcaatatttttgtttgtttggacgtTTATGCCATATTACAGGATTCATGACCAAAACATCGGTCATATATATATAGCCTTTGTTTATGACCCATAGAAGTGTTGAAGTTATCAAAACAAACGATTTCCCGttttgttttgaagattttattttgatttatggtctaattattgtttattgaaaagaTTTATTATCAATGGTTCTCCTCCATAGGACCTAATACACGTCGAACCGTGAACTCAACATAAACTactgtttttaataacaaaagtttgctgctataattttagatttaaaaacaaatgactattttgATCTCAAGCCGTCCAAGGTATTTGGAATGCCGAACTCATAATTTGTACTTTAATTGTGTTTACAAAGTGGTTTCAAATAAACttgatattatttagttttaagccAATTCCTTGAAAACACCTACATACATTCTCTACACTTCGGGATAAACACTAAAGATTTCACGATACATTTAACGGCTTTCCTTTGTTCTTAGCAGCAAACTAATGTTAATAAATCGCGTTGATTATATCTGGAcaagtatttatgtttattgcATCCTTAATTATACGCTTGTTAAGTTTAAACTTTAATGTACTTGCATTGTAATCATCTGAAAGGCTAGGCTTCGTAGAATTAAAGCACCAAAAGCATACAGGTCAAAAagacttaataataataataagttaccgcggtcctggtacataatgGGCTTTTGAAGaaacatggtggattttagttAGTGACAGCCCTCACACTGCACTTACAGTGGGAGGGTTCATTtcatgatttcccataaaaaagatAATTGACTGGTCATATAAGTGTACAGGggtttgattaaaatataacattgatGGCATTTATCATTAGGTCAAATACTTTGATTTCCAATGCTTCGTTTCATAGAATACAAGAAAACTTCTTAGGTAACGCATTTTCATTTAATGATGTCTATATAATATCCTGGGACATCCTTAGGGATCTAgccttattatttataaataggtactatcTTTGTCATTGAATATAAATGAGACGACAAGGCCTATTATGCCTTTTAATATTTCTCGGAATAAACCTGAAAATTCACTGAGTTATTAGTGTTTTATGTTTAGCTTACAGAAAATGATAGGAATATTTTAGTAGATCAATTTATTATACTGGTAACAAAGTATAGACTTGGTTCTTATCATCTTATGGCAAGCCATTATTTTATCACTCTCCAAAAGTTATATGGAGTTCATAAAGAATCTAATCAGCTTTCAACTAAACATGTTATGATAATCTTATTTGGATGTACATGTAGCTTAAAACTTATTGTAACTTTTTCCTACTCAACAACCTATTATTTCTTGTTGTGTTCAATCATACAAGGATCGTGCACAAAATAAGACTGAGCTCCACTAATCTTGGAAAATGAAATCTCGAAACAAAAGCCAGTAgaaatactgttacagcctttataccgtcccactgctgggcacaggcctcctctcacacggagaaggattgagcattaagcCAGTAGAAAATTACCATCAAATATTTGCTCTACTTTTTAACCTTGCTTTACTTAAGCAGAGAATCAACCATACTAacatcttctttttctttttcccAGAATCTCTGGCTGCCAAAAAGCATAGGCGATGCAAGTACGATTGTGACGAGTACTGCCAAACAAAGGGATCCAGCTCTGGTGTATGCTTACGGTCCATATGCAAGTGTTCTGCGCTCAATACAATATTTGATTAGGCCGTCGAGAAAGTACGAGAATGTTCCATGGatttagaataataaattgttagatAGTAGgcatattgttgttttattttaccagGCAAAAGTTAAGGTTGGTGTTTCCTGAATGTAACGAGGTGAGAAGAGAAAAGATCTAAATCAATGACCAATGATCTAGTCTAGATTGAATAAAAAGGCTCCTTATTGTCATGGCGAAAAATGATTAAGTTGAACCTACAATACTATGTATTGACAATCAACATACTTAATGAGGCTGCTACTCTAATTCCCTCGAATATCCCATTCTATATTGTTCTAGAGGAATTAAGCAAGACGATGAATTTCGATTCCGCTACCAATCGTGCATGCAGCACAAACACATTATAATCTGTTGGTTACACTATCTGTATTAAATCGGGAACATCCATCTTGTACGTGATTGGCTGGTCGATGGTGGCGCGCATTCTGATTGGCTGGCAGTCGCAGCATGTTACTAATACCCTCCATTACCCTCCATTTAGTTTCTGTGAATAATTAGCATACGACAACGTAACTGCTTCAGTAGTGTACATACGCTGTTTGATGTGCTTGCTTGCACCTGTACCCAGTTTATGTGCTGTTGTTATTGCTATTATATTAATGGGCGCTGTAGTCTCGAGGGACTTTATTCAACCATGGCAAAGGCAAGATGCAGTTTCATGTGAACGTTAAGATTTATTCATAAATCTTATTAAAAGTAGGATGCATCGTTGGCAGCGTTTCCTGTAGGAATTATAAAGTATTTTAGCCCATACACACTAAATGTTATGAAGAACAATTTTCTGCCACCTCTTACACAATAGTTAGGAGTAAATTCATCTCATTTGTAAGCAGTAATCGATGGACATAATCAAGTGCTAACCATGAACAATTGTCGAGGATCTCTCAAGGAATACTAAAGATCTTATCTGAATGCCTAACTAGGTAAGTATCTAATTTGAGGGCGATCCGCCTAGGGCGGGAACTTGGCAGTTACCAAGTATTTCCTACATTTACGTAGATAAACTTTTGGGCTGGTCGTCGTTGAGAATATTTATATATCTTGGGGTAGAGTAGACGAGCGATTTATCTGACTGTTTTACAGAAATAAGAGAAAGTAAATAACATCTACTTCAAATAACGTGGATGAATGTAGTTGTAGGAGATTGTGTAAAAGAGGATGTCCCAATAAAGAATTTTACTTTCTTAGATAACGTCAGGTAGATAGACTACTATGGAAGAAGGAATATActgtgccgaccccaaataaactGGTATGAAGGTAGATGATTATTATAAGGATGAAGGTGaaggataatgatgatgattattattataatttagaaggatgatgattttttgcGAAAAAGCCACATGGTTATTTCACACTTTTAGGCAGAAACTTCTTGTTTTTGTCAACTTTTCCGAGGACCTAGTTACGGTACCCAAATCGCTGGTCTGTAGAGTCATTTGTGTTAATTTATCTACTCCCCACGTAAGGAGTTACTAAGGATAAAATACTCGTATCTGCTACATGAGGCTTAATTGTTTCAAGGTATCGTAGCGATTTAGTTCTGTCGggtaacttttttgttttaggtaaaatcaTGGTgggatatacataggtactgatGAATGCTGTTCTTTGTTAATCATGTTAAATATGGTTACTCAgtactttttaaatacatatgtgaTGTCAAATACTTTTGCATTAGGATTTAAGCATATAATTTATAGGCATTTTCCTCAATGCCCTGTTTATTTCTAACTAAATAGATGTTATCATACATAGTTAAATGATAGCCGTGTTTCAAGCGCTTGTTTAAGAGATTTCTTGAGAATAATTGAAATGTTATCAGGAACAgcacatttttgttttcatactGTAAGCAATATTATACAACTAATAGCTCTATTCTCCTATAAGATTCAAAAAGAGTTTTAAATAGATAAACTTGCGTACTCTGTTGAGTTGTCAACCGAAAGCCACGGCCAATAAAAGTTTGTTACGCAATTAGTCTGCAGCAGAAATAAATTGAACAATCACGATGAAATGGTTTCCACAAACAAACACAACTGTCATTGCACTTGATGTAGAACTGTAACGAGATAACTAatatgtacagtagactgcacatcagtggtaactgtcatgcaccttaactcaatagtaataagtacgattttcctataaaactgttaccactgacctgaagttgactgtacctacttgcAGGACATCCCCTAATCTAAGTACTTTACAATATGTACATTACGAAGAATTGTGTTTGCTCATTAGTATGTCTTGCTTAATTTTAACATATATAAAGAGTGATAACTGAGTAATTAATCACATTTCTGAAGCGATCATGGAGCTTGGACAATTGTTTCTTTTCGTGGTCTTGTTAGTGGTGGGGTCACATGGCTTCGAGGAAGATCTTGGTGAGTTActttcttaatttaattaatttgcatacATTTGTGATGATCGATATCATTAGAAATTGATAGGATCTCTAATATTTCATGTCATGTCCAGACACATCTGCATACTTTTCAAACCAAGTGATATATTGGAACGATACGCTTTATACGTcactttttgtttcaaaaatggaactgaatgaacaataaaacaacggtacgcaatttattgttttcagaaGCGAATGACGCGGTATCGAACCAGACGGCGACCGCCTACAGCGCTGGGGTCCGCATGGGAATAATCAATCCCGAAAAATACTCGCTTCGAACGTTTGAACAACATGAAAGAGACATCTTCAAAGATACGTACAGAGAGTACCTTTCACTCAATGGCAATCAAACGATTAGTTACCAAAATTGGCTCTTAATGAACAACTACGGAATACTGTTCGATACTCAGGAGTCTATGTtccaaagaaaaataagtaagcGGTCCACAGCGGATAACAAAAGACGTTTTGTGAATACTGTGAGGAAAGGAGATATTTTGATCACGGGCAGAGGCAGTGGGGGGTTGCTTGGCCACGCTGCAATAATGACAACCGATACCTGGGTGTTGGAGATGCCTGGAGGCAAGGGCTGGCAGAACGGGATTCCGGACAACAACAGACAAATAACTAAGCACAAGTGGTTTGATATTCACGCTTCTGATTGGACGACAGTGTACCGGTGTCCCGATGCTGGAATAGCTTCACAAGCTGCGCGCTGGGCTGACCGCAAGTACTACAACCCAAACGAAGGGTCCACGAAGACCATACACATAACATACGCATTGACTACGAACTTCCAGACAACGAACCCAAGCTACTGCTCTAAACTGGTGCTGCAGGCGTATTACTACGGCACTGGTAGCAACAAAGTGATAAGAAATCCTGGGAATGCGATAATCGTTCCTACTTCAATACCAACGTATTTCTTGCGTCCCTATTGGTTGACTAACAAAGGgaagttttaacttttttattgtattagacATTTAAGtgttgcatttatttttgtatcttggCTGTGTGATGTATAGATTATAATTGATAGGTACCATATATTAACTTACTACTTTgtatattcatttaaataaataatatctacttaAACCCAGCCTTAAtgattaacagccttacttataaacgtgaattaaataataagtaattcttaaggggtgtttaagaaaattcttacttataaacgttgctaatcatgtcttaactaacatttaatcactacttaaggctttaagtagtgattagttaaaatgttacgAAGGTCTAAAAATCAGCGTCAAAAAGACAGAAGTGATGTCTTTAGACAATCACGGACGTCAAGAACTGACCATTATGCTTGGTGAAGATGTGCTGAAGCAGGTCGATAAATTTCGATATTTGGGGAGCATTATAACATCAAAGTGCGACCTTGACGCCGAAATCAATAGCAGAATTGGTGCTGCAGCCGCTGCTTTCGGCAAATTCGACAAGAAGGTCTTCAGCTCCCATGACCTAAAGATATCCACAAAGGTCTCTGTGTATATGGCAGTTGTGTTGCCTTGTATACTCTACTCAGCGGAAACATGGACACTGTACCGACGCCACATCAAGCAACTAGACCGCTTCCACCTCAAATGTctgcgcaaaatattaaatatccgttggtttgatcgtgtgcgtaacacagaagtgttgaggaaagccaatgtaggtggcattgaagcatacctcatgaggagacagcttcgttggtgcgggcatgtactgcgcatgccggatactagagtggccaagcgcatcctctactccgagttgcaggagggcaagcggaaacgtggcggaCAGCTGCTGCGATACAAGGATGTGCTGAAGCGCCACATGAAAAGCTGTTCCATTGAACCATCTCAGTGGGAGAATCTGGCATCCAACCGCAGTGACTGGAGAAGCCgcgttaaagccaaagtctttgactttgaagcacgccgactttctgagttggatgccaaacgagatgagttgaaagctcgaccacctgtagctatcaactacaactttgtggctggtaccctgacatgtccgcagtgtgcgcggactttcacgcacaaaattggatactccagccacatgagagcacacgcacgccattagggtcgaagtggtcgccgttgccgaaatcggcgtggaagattattagttaaaatgttacttagaaggtgattagagatttttataagtaagggggatattttattcttaaaagtATCTTGGCCTATTGATTgtgtttgatattttattgcaaacaaCCTATGTCTATTGAAGAAATGGGAGTGTCAGAAACAGACTAAACAAAACTGGGTACCCTTTAGGTTATCTGGGGTCCATATagaatacctacatagatagtAGGCGGACTGGAAAATTGATACCACTTACGAATAAAAATGGAGAGCTCAAAGTATTGAAGCCTTCATCATCCTTACTAATGTAATGCGAAAGTGAGTTTGATTGTTACACTCACGCTGAAACTGCAAAACGATTGGGATGAATACATTCATACATGGCAGACTACGGTAGCTTCAAGAGGGACACATAgatgcagaaaaaaatatatatctacccTACCGACAGGTGTGGAGACGAAGTGGGGAGGTCTTTGCTCAGCATTGGGACAGTTCAGGCTAATTAGTATCCTACCACGATCTGGGTGGGTGGTCCTAAGGGACGTAGACAAAGTCACAAACGAAACGTAGTCCTACATAATTGTCagtgtttatttaaacaataagcgtagagttaaacaaattaaactgaTAGACTGCGCGGTTATTCGCGAAATGCAAATACGAATCTCCCACAATCCCAACTACTTGGTGATGGAGAGTCTTGagatttcaattaatttgtttaaacaaTTAACTCAAGTTATTTTGGTTTCAAAGGATCTAAGCAATCGAGCGGTTCTCTTTGGATttgcatttttaaatttatttatggtGGATACCTACTGCTTTACcgaaagtaaatagaataaacacACAATAAATATCTGTGCTCTTGAAGTTCATGCTTaagatttgttttaattttaatatttaaaaaacaacagTTTTAGCTCTCTATCATCCTCATGGTGTCTTAAAATATGTtgataactagcttctgctggTTCTGGTGGCTGGCTTCTGAGGTAGTAGTAAGTAGGATATAGACGGCATTTTAAATCGtagcataatttttaataacaatttacaATTCAGAATTTTTCgactaagaaaacaatttatcaACATGACGGATGcagaataattaaaaacattataatgcAATAAAACGTCATTCTTATTGAGGCACGGTCGGCTgaattaagtttaaattattatttcagtttataaaaacatgtttaataataattggaaTGCAAaggataattataatttttagttGCAATCGTGTCCAGTTAtcgttttattttcactttcatAGTTATCCGACTTTTACTCCTAAGGGTTTTGGAAACCATGGAAAATAATGTTCTAAACTCTTAAGGAGGAATTTCTGGTTGATCAACGAGGGAAACGACAACTGAGATATAGTGGGTAAACAATTTATAGCAATAAAATGTATGCTATTTTGTTATTCAGCTTTAGATATAAATTGCCAGTAGGTATatgtcatggagaacaaaatctctagcggaggtgccataacggaaaatcgccaaAGAAAGTAACGTGCTAAAAAGCGGGTGAGCGGgtgacgaggaatgttactgtctcTGCCCTTATACGCTTTCTTTACAGccgaacattttttgtaataccaaaaatcgttgacagatgtttcaaagtacccgaacgcctcgttagttcgctcgtaactgatcgttttggtcttgcccaccgtacgaatttgacctacaagaaagcgcctgacctacctgcgttatAACATTAACAacgctcatttttccttactccgtggtccgTATTTATAACAGAGGAACAGTGCTTTGTATCAAGAAGATCGGACAGGCAATAGCTACAAAAGAAAAGTAGccataaacacaattttataagaCGACACCTGGGAAATGACTATTTATATGATGATTGTgtgaaacaattatttactattgtaGTTTATTCCTGAtcaaatttttaataaagtGACTTCATATCAGTTTCATTTTCAGTCAGAGTTGCCGGAATAATATCGTTCCTGTAAAGATGCGAATATATGATGTTCTAAATGCTGAAATCAAGTTTATAATGAT
This window encodes:
- the LOC110371008 gene encoding uncharacterized 30.3 kDa protein; its protein translation is MELGQLFLFVVLLVVGSHGFEEDLEANDAVSNQTATAYSAGVRMGIINPEKYSLRTFEQHERDIFKDTYREYLSLNGNQTISYQNWLLMNNYGILFDTQESMFQRKISKRSTADNKRRFVNTVRKGDILITGRGSGGLLGHAAIMTTDTWVLEMPGGKGWQNGIPDNNRQITKHKWFDIHASDWTTVYRCPDAGIASQAARWADRKYYNPNEGSTKTIHITYALTTNFQTTNPSYCSKLVLQAYYYGTGSNKVIRNPGNAIIVPTSIPTYFLRPYWLTNKGKF